Proteins encoded in a region of the Salmo salar unplaced genomic scaffold, Ssal_v3.1, whole genome shotgun sequence genome:
- the LOC123732617 gene encoding stonustoxin subunit beta-like, which yields LDLNTVNRHLSLSEENRKVTWRREKQPYPDHPERFEDWGQVLCREGLTGRCYWEVEWSGSWAGIGVTYKGISRRGRGEDCCLGFNDKSWCLFCDDNSYSARHNNNPTTIDVPSSSSHRVGVYLDWSAGTLSFYRASSDTLTHLITFTSTFTEPLYPGFGVDYESSVSLK from the coding sequence ctggacctaaacacagtaaacagacacctctctctgtctgaggagaacagaaaggtgacatggaggagagagaagcagccgtatcctgatcacccagagagatttgaggactggggacaggttctgtgtagagagggtctgactgggcgctgttactgggaggtagagtggagtgggagttgggctggtataggagtgacatataaaggaatcagcaggagaggaaggggtgaggactgttgtcttggattcaatgacaagtcctggtgtCTGTTCTGCGATGACAACAGTTACTCTGCCAGGCATAATAATaatcccactaccatagacgtcccctcctccagctcccacagagtaggagtgtatctggactggtcagccggcactctgtccttctatagagcctcctctgacacactgacccacctgatcacattcacctccacattcactgagcccctctatccaggattTGGGGTTGATTATGAatcctcagtgtccctgaaataa